The Triticum aestivum cultivar Chinese Spring chromosome 7B, IWGSC CS RefSeq v2.1, whole genome shotgun sequence genome window below encodes:
- the LOC123162045 gene encoding uncharacterized protein has protein sequence MRPLKIGSKERAGEEWNISELIEKKELKKPENYISYQNSEGTSSIRFLNYKSAAVDEIEPLLSEAESSDSRNKGVKECMEKADLEDELKHWEEKLKHINWEYNNSMTSDWPKIRERELFFIREISRIKRLIKDKKPVISNPMVPKINIKREENTDIKNKAESHKEKAISEDDQWDINNKLLLESYEEEEEPWDEYDDKNYIDSEQNADFINSLDDESLHNLENAMEAMEVDLGGHKRRRGYGESSVKREGERERPTRSAGKWPPEKDDYQPTYIPGQYTFMGSKRRGFEKVVQFQNSRNDGAILNLAAHDPVDRPNIISVWKGLIVQKYIQNQYNIGNKVEDMITYLETFLGESVKILWEQWVETYPDQYEELKRAGSNPNNFANVISNMVIAEDPELGHTTLQNERLREIEKLTLTSWKGIKEFSQHYLYNATTAKQGYNKGVVERYFNKLPDPLGSIIFEEYKKDTAGIDINISQAITFVFKHLRKVCTSIQDQRSMKKFNYNFCNKIIQIPLTYGEERHKSKKYYKTQRDNRNFRTKKRYFLRRSDNKAPFLHKRNVRRYNPRKSYNKTCRCFICNSPDHLSNTFPNKDQKRYSSKYEEQERVLIIDSVNENILVCDDEIKDDESIYSIIETNEIENEELEEESSEDEIDLIDDLSGLKVEMMNQVDCEHDWIRGKGDYNIKCAFCIYYPSQENRYTCSLCLIQACNSCLKSTNQRWRQEI, from the coding sequence ATGAGACCTCTTAAAATTGGTTCTAAAGAGAGAGCAGGAGAGGAATGGAATATAAGCGAATTAATAGAAAAGAAAGAGTTGAAGAAGCCAGAAAATTATATAAGCTACCAAAATAGCGAAGGAACTAGTAGCATTAGATTCTTGAACTATAAATCCGCAGCCGTAGACGAAATAGAACCTCTTTTGTCAGAAGCAGAGAGTAGTGATAGTAGGAATAAAGGAGTAAAAGAATGCATGGAAAAGGCAGACTTAGAAGATGAATTAAAACATTGGGAAGAAAAATTAAAACACATAAACTGGGAATATAATAATTCAATGACATCAGATTGGCCTAAAATAAGAGAAAGAGAATTATTCTTTATTAGAGAAATTTCGAGAATAAAAAGGTTAATAAAGGATAAAAAACCAGTCATTAGTAACCCAATGGTGCCAAAGATTAATATTAAACGCGAAGAAAATACCGATATTAAGAATAAAGCCGAAAGTCATAAAGAGAAAGCCATAAGTGAAGACGATCAATGGGATATCAATAATAAGCTATTATTAGAAagttatgaagaagaagaagaaccatgGGATGAATATGACGATAAAAATTATATTGATTCCGAGCAAAATGCTGATTTTATAAACTCATTAGATGACGAAAGTCTACATAATTTAGAAAATGCGATGGAAGCCATGGAAGTAGATTTAGGTGGTCATAAAAGAAGAAGAGGATATGGCGAGTCTTCTGtaaaaagagaaggagaaagagagagacCTACTCGATCTGCTGGAAAATGGCCTCCTGAAAAAGATGATTATCAACCTACATATATTCCTGGACAATATACATTTATGGGTTCTAAAAGAAGAGGTTTTGAAAAAGTAGTGCAGTTCCAAAACTCTAGGAATGACGGTGCAATTCTGAATTTAGCAGCCCATGACCCTGTAGATAGGCCGAATATAATTAGTGTTTGGAAAGGATTAATAGTCCAAAAATATATACAAAATCAATATAATATAGGGAATAAGGTGGAAGATATGATAACATATCTTGAAACATTTTTGGGAGAATCAGTAAAAATATTATGGGAACAATGGGTAGAGACATATCCAGACCAATACGAAGAACTAAAAAGAGCTGGAAGTAATCCTAATAACTTTGCTAATGTCATATCAAATATGGTCATAGCAGAAGATCCAGAATTGGGTCATACCACATTGCAAAATGAAAGGTTGAGAGAAATAGAAAAATTAACTTTAACAAGTTGGAAAGGTATAAAGGAATTTTCTCAACATTATTTATACAATGCTACCACAGCTAAGCAAGGCTACAATAAAGGTGTGGTTGAAAGGTATTTTAATAAGTTACCAGATCCATTAGGATCAATAATATTTGAAGAATATAAGAAAGATACTGCGGGCATAGACATAAATATATCTCAAGCTATAACTTTCGTGTTTAAACATCTTAGAAAGGTATGTACAAGTATACAGGACCAGAGGTCTATGAAGAAATTCAATTATAATTTCTGCAATAAAATCATCCAAATACCACTAACATATGGCGAAGAAAGACACAAGAGTAAGAAATATTATAAAACACAAAGAGATAATAGAAATTTTAGAACAAAGAAAAGATATTTCTTACGAAGATCAGATAATAAAGCCCCATTCTTGCATAAAAGAAATGTTAGAAGATATAATCCTAGAAAATCATATAATAAAACATGTAGATGTTTCATATGCAATTCACCTGATCATTTAAGTAATACTTTCCCTAATAAAGATCAGAAAAGGTACTCTAGTAAATATGAAGAGCAAGAGAGAGTATTAATTATAGATAGTGTTAATGAGAATATACTAGTATGTGATGATGAAATAAAAGATGACGAGTCAATATACTCCATCATAGAAACAAATGAAATAGAAAATGAAGAGCTAGAAGAAGAATCTAGTGAAGATGAAATAGATTTAATAGATGATCTATCAGGATTAAAAGTAGAGATGATGAACCAGGTAGAttgtgaacatgattggattaggGGAAAAGGAGATTATAATATAAAATGTGCCTTTTGCATATATTACCCCAGCCAAGAGAATAGGTATACATGTAGTTTATGCTTAATACAAGCTTGTAACTCATGCCTAAAATCTACGAATCAAAGGTGGAGACAAGAAATATAA